From the genome of Varibaculum prostatecancerukia, one region includes:
- a CDS encoding quinone-dependent dihydroorotate dehydrogenase translates to MISRLDPEKCHNATMNALHLISRVPGLTALIRMFFSGSVATLNSGWVGSQQGLKSLARPVPGYLGLAAGMDKDALAPLQFGAFGFAFVEVGTVTPRPQPGNEKPRLWRILPLRAVRNRMGFNNQGAAQMARRLQQLRSTRQGRSLVLGVNLGKNKTTDLSKAADDYRASALALAKYADYLVINVSSPNTPGLRSLQASAQLREIAEAVKTAAQESAGRAVPVLVKLAPDLEDSQLVELAEMVKEVGLAGVIATNTTIDHDFGEGGLSGPPLKERALQVVRLLRSHLNEEYLIIGCGGIEDVASARQFLEAGADLLEALTAVIYQGPSFAGKINKQLSANLPALPLRNNH, encoded by the coding sequence GTGATTTCACGGCTTGATCCCGAAAAATGCCATAACGCAACTATGAATGCGCTGCATCTGATTTCGCGGGTTCCGGGATTAACCGCGCTAATCAGAATGTTTTTTTCGGGGTCAGTAGCTACCTTGAACAGCGGCTGGGTTGGCAGTCAGCAGGGATTAAAATCCCTGGCCAGGCCAGTTCCCGGATATCTAGGACTGGCAGCGGGCATGGATAAAGATGCCTTAGCGCCGCTGCAATTCGGCGCTTTCGGGTTTGCGTTTGTAGAGGTGGGGACGGTAACTCCTCGTCCGCAACCGGGAAATGAAAAGCCGCGCCTTTGGCGGATATTGCCACTACGCGCGGTGCGTAACCGAATGGGTTTCAATAACCAGGGAGCTGCGCAGATGGCGCGGCGCTTACAACAGTTACGAAGCACCCGCCAGGGGCGTTCCCTAGTTTTGGGGGTGAACCTGGGGAAAAATAAGACGACAGATCTGTCGAAGGCAGCAGACGATTATCGCGCCAGTGCGCTGGCGCTGGCAAAATATGCAGACTATCTGGTGATTAACGTTTCTTCGCCCAATACCCCCGGGCTGCGCAGCCTGCAAGCTAGCGCCCAGCTGCGCGAAATCGCCGAAGCAGTTAAAACCGCAGCTCAAGAAAGTGCCGGTAGGGCAGTGCCAGTGTTGGTGAAATTGGCTCCTGACCTGGAAGATTCGCAACTGGTGGAACTAGCCGAGATGGTTAAAGAAGTGGGTTTAGCGGGAGTGATCGCCACTAACACCACCATTGACCACGATTTTGGGGAGGGCGGACTCTCGGGTCCTCCCTTAAAAGAACGTGCCCTGCAAGTAGTCCGCCTCTTGCGCTCCCACTTAAACGAAGAATATCTAATCATCGGGTGCGGGGGAATCGAGGATGTAGCCTCTGCCCGCCAGTTCCTGGAGGCAGGAGCCGATCTTTTAGAGGCGCTGACTGCGGTTATCTATCAGGGTCCCAGTTTCGCCGGAAAGATAAACAAGCAGCTTAGTGCCAATCTTCCGGCACTTCCGCTACGCAATAACCACTAA